Proteins encoded by one window of Passer domesticus isolate bPasDom1 chromosome 10, bPasDom1.hap1, whole genome shotgun sequence:
- the LOC135309472 gene encoding collagen alpha-1(I) chain-like, with protein MAVPGSRPCPRPRTALSCAPWRGSGHRGKGDGRDTPHGGRQERFPPGDQRPGTGPRGRGEKPGAHRRQHRRVTAEVSPPKRHPPRGVTPEVSPRPLRAGPGPAGSRSPARGPRAPPPPQGKPGPRAPPLGRAGKRRRGRAGSPGPRHRDSGTPGQPAPRDSRHHRDSGTPGQPASPGQRHRDSGTPGQPAPRDSGTPGQPAPRDSRHPGTAGTPGQRHRDSGTPGQRHPGTAGTPGQPAPRDSRHHRDSGTGTAAPPGQRHHRDSGTPGQPAPPGQPASRDSGTPGQPASPGQPASRDSPPAPGSTGSWGR; from the exons ATGG CCGTGCCGGGGAGCCGGCCCTGCCCGCGCCCCAGGACCGCGCTTTCCTGCGCGCCTTGGCGGGGGAGCGGGCACCGAGGCAAAGGGGATGGCCGGGACACCCCTCACGGCGGGCGTCAGGAGAGATTCCCGCCCGGGGACCAGCGGCCAGGGACGGGGCCGAGGGGGCGGGGGGAGAAGCCCGGTGCACACCGGCGGCAGCACCGGCGTGTCACCGCCGAGGTGTCACCCCCGAAGCGTCACCCCCCTCGAGGTGTCACTCCCGAGGTGTCGccgcggccgctccgggccgggccgggccccgcggggTCGCGCTCACCTGCGCGGGGCCcgcgcgcgccgccgccgccacagGGGAAGCCTGGGCCGAGGGCGCCCCCTCTGGGCCGCGCGGGgaagcggcggcggggccgggcggggtcACCGGGACCGCGGCACCGGGACAGCGGCACCCCGGGACAGCCGGCACCCCGGGACAGCCGGCATCACCGGGACAGCGGCACCCCGGGACAGCCGGCATCACCGGGACAGCGGCACCGGGACAGCGGCACCCCGGGACAGCCGGCACCCCGGGACAGCGGCACCCCGGGACAGCCGGCACCCCGGGACAGCCGGCACCCCGGGACAGCCGGCACCCCGGGACAGCGGCACCGGGACAGCGGCACCCCGGGACAGCGGCACCCCGGGACAGCCGGCACCCCGGGACAGCCGGCACCCCGGGACAGCCGGCATCACCGGGACAGCGGCACCGGGACAGCGGCACCACCGGGACAGCGGCACCACCGGGACAGCGGCACCCCGGGACAGCCGGCACCACCGGGACAGCCGGCATCCCGGGACAGCGGCACCCCGGGACAGCCGGCATCACCGGGACAGCCGGCATCCCGGGACAGCCCTCCGGCGCCCGGGAGCACCGGGTCGTGGGGACGCTGA
- the INHBB gene encoding inhibin beta B chain, giving the protein MDGAARRGVLAALLACGLLLLGAAATPTPPAPAGGSPQDTCTSCGFRRPEEPGKVDGDFLEAVKRHILSRLQMRDRPNITHAVPKAAMVTALRKLHAGKVREDGRVEIPSLDGQASAGPPAHDPVSEIISFAETDDLASSRVRLYFFISNEGNQNLFVVQASLWLYLKLLPYVLEKGSRRKVRVKVYFQDPDTSNKWNVVEKKVDLKRSGWHTFPMTEAIQALFERGERRLNLDVQCEGCEEYSVLPIYVDPGEESHRPFLVVQARLADNKHRIRKRGLECDGRTNLCCRQQFYIDFRLIGWNDWIIAPSGYYGNYCEGSCPAYLAGVPGSASSFHTAVVNQYRMRGLNPGTVNSCCIPTKLSTMSMLYFDDEYNIVKRDVPNMIVEECGCA; this is encoded by the exons ATGGACGGGGCGGCTCGCCGGGGGGTGCTGGCCGCGCTGCTGGCCTgcgggctgctcctgctgggcgCCGCGGCCACCCCGACCCCGCCGGCCCCCGCCGGCGGCTCCCCGCAGGACACATGCACCTCCTGCGGCTTCCGGCGGCCCGAGGAGCCGGGCAAGGTGGACGGGGATTTCCTGGAGGCGGTGAAGAGGCACATCCTGAGCCGGCTGCAGATGCGGGACCGGCCCAACATCACGCACGCCGTGCCCAAGGCGGCCATGGTCACGGCGCTGCGCAAGCTGCACGCCGGCAAGGTGCGGGAGGACGGCCGCGTGGAGATCCCCAGCCTGGACGGGCAGGCGAGCGCCGGGCCCCCGGCCCACGACCCGGTCTCCGAGATCATCAGCTTCGCCGAGACAG ACGATCTGGCCTCATCTAGAGTCCGCCTCTATTTCTTCATCTCAAATGAAGGGAACCAGAACTTGTTTGTCGTTCAAGCCAGCCTGTGGCTTTACTTGAAGCTGCTTCCATATGTCTTAGAGAAAGGCAGCAGGCGAAAAGTAAGAGTCAAAGTCTATTTCCAAGACCCGGACACTAGCAACAAGTGGAATGTGGTTGAAAAGAAAGTTGATCTCAAAAGAAGTGGTTGGCACACTTTTCCCATGACAGAGGCGATCCAGGCTCTGTTtgagagaggagaaaggagacTGAACTTGGATGTTCAATGTGAGGGCTGTGAAGAGTATTCAGTGCTGCCAATTTATGTGGACCCCGGGGAGGAATCCCACCGGCCTTTTTTAGTGGTGCAAGCCCGCCTCGCTGATAACAAACACAGGATCCGGAAAAGAGGCCTGGAGTGCGATGGCAGGACCAATCTATGTTGCAGGCAACAGTTTTACATTGACTTTAGACTCATTGGGTGGAATGACTGGATCATAGCACCATCAGGTTACTATGGGAATTACTGTGAAGGGAGCTGCCCGGCCTACTTGGCCGGTGTCCCGGGGTCGGCTTCCTCCTTTCACACCGCTGTCGTGAATCAGTACCGAATGCGGGGGCTGAACCCGGGCACCGTGAACTCCTGTTGCATTCCAACCAAACTTAGCACAATGTCAATGCTGTACTTTGATGATGAATACAACATTGTGAAAAGGGACGTTCCCAATATGATTGTGGAAGAATGTGGTTGTGCTTGA